One stretch of Ktedonobacteraceae bacterium DNA includes these proteins:
- a CDS encoding helix-turn-helix transcriptional regulator, translating to MTLGEYIKELRRQHHLTQRQLAEQAGVDFSYLSKIENNRLEHTPSIKTLQDLARILEVDELELMELANKVPPVLEAIARDKDAMRFFRRATETIKSPEGWRDLLAYLDRQAEDEE from the coding sequence ATGACACTGGGAGAATATATTAAGGAGTTGCGACGCCAGCACCACCTCACACAACGTCAACTCGCTGAGCAGGCTGGCGTCGATTTCAGCTATCTCTCCAAGATCGAGAATAATCGTCTTGAGCATACACCCTCCATCAAGACTCTTCAGGACCTGGCGCGGATTCTAGAGGTCGATGAACTGGAGTTGATGGAGCTTGCCAACAAGGTGCCGCCGGTGTTGGAGGCTATCGCGCGGGACAAGGATGCGATGCGCTTCTTCCGACGCGCTACCGAAACGATTAAGAGCCCCGAAGGCTGGCGTGATCTCTTGGCCTATCTCGATAGGCAGGCCGAAGATGAAGAGTAA
- a CDS encoding PD-(D/E)XK nuclease family protein produces MRWSYSGHTVMRRCQRAYAFGYVIASHKAHDPLRSEAYVLKQLQHLSAWQGSLVHRILATNFLADLRAKRPFDPTALAVAAQALARRQLAFSAAKRYREPGQTKQAAANEYCALFEHEYGLAISPTSMEQVSTTITRCFEHLAGQREFLARLYAGSGHVAEQTLGFALNGESVTATPDLVYVERNRRLTVVDWKIAESETSDYSRQLLVYALAVARCGRWPWVRAESVQLLEANLLKNQIRVHPVSSQHLEEAEDFIYRSLVERETLIGTGRFEDLDLSEFEVAERPGTCFHCNFGSLCVQQLADTGCPSEAEVIQERLW; encoded by the coding sequence ATGAGATGGTCATACTCAGGGCACACCGTGATGCGGCGATGCCAGCGGGCCTACGCCTTTGGGTACGTCATCGCCTCCCATAAGGCCCATGATCCGCTCCGGTCTGAAGCCTACGTCCTTAAGCAGCTTCAACACCTCTCGGCATGGCAGGGCAGTCTTGTGCATCGGATACTGGCTACCAACTTTCTTGCCGATCTGCGTGCGAAGCGCCCCTTCGATCCAACAGCTCTCGCGGTTGCGGCTCAGGCCCTTGCCCGAAGGCAGCTTGCTTTCTCAGCTGCGAAGCGATACCGCGAGCCTGGCCAGACAAAGCAAGCAGCTGCGAACGAGTACTGTGCGCTCTTCGAGCATGAATATGGGCTAGCAATTTCACCGACCAGCATGGAGCAGGTTTCTACCACTATAACCCGATGTTTTGAGCACCTCGCAGGACAGCGCGAATTTCTCGCTCGTCTCTATGCAGGCTCTGGTCATGTCGCGGAGCAGACGCTCGGTTTTGCCTTGAATGGGGAGAGCGTGACGGCAACGCCGGATCTGGTATATGTCGAGAGGAATCGTCGGCTCACCGTGGTGGACTGGAAGATCGCCGAAAGCGAAACGAGCGATTATTCGCGCCAACTCCTCGTGTATGCCCTGGCCGTGGCGCGCTGCGGCCGCTGGCCCTGGGTAAGGGCGGAATCAGTTCAACTCCTCGAGGCGAATCTGCTCAAGAACCAGATACGCGTGCATCCGGTGAGCAGCCAGCATCTCGAAGAGGCGGAAGACTTCATTTACAGAAGCTTGGTAGAACGGGAAACACTCATTGGCACTGGCAGATTCGAGGACCTGGACTTGAGCGAGTTCGAGGTAGCCGAGCGGCCAGGCACCTGCTTTCACTGTAACTTCGGTTCCCTGTGCGTGCAGCAACTCGCGGACACGGGGTGTCCCAGTGAAGCAGAGGTGATCCAGGAGAGGCTATGGTGA